In the Mesorhizobium sp. WSM2240 genome, CTTCTCCGACAAGCTCGGCCATGTCGCCTATGGCGAAAACCAGGAGGAAGTCTTCCTCGGCCATTCGGTGGCGCGCACGCAGAACGTCTCGGAAGAAACCGCGCAGATCATCGACGCCGAAGTGCGCCGGCTGATCGACGAGGCCTATTCAACCGCAAAGGCCGTGCTGACAAAGAAGAAGAAGGACTGGATCGCGCTGGCGCAGGGCCTGCTCGAATACGAGACCCTCTCCGGCGAGGAGATCAAGCAGCTTCTGGCCGGGCACAAGCCCGCGCGCGATATGGGCGACGACACGCCGACGAGCAGAGGCTCGGCCGTGCCGAAGGCCGGTGCGACGGGCGGCGGCCGCCGCAAGAAGAGCGGCGGCGAAGAGCCCGAAGGCGGCATGGAACCTCAACCGCAGGGGTGAAAGCCCGTTTCGAACGAAGCAAGAAGTCATGATGCCGATGGCATCATGACAGGCCTGCAAACGCCGGGATGCTGCGAAGCAGCGGGACCCGGCAGGCGAGCGACGAGCGAAGCCTGACGAATTGCCCGCGCGGCGCTCAGCGCGCCGCGATTGCCGCCGCCGCCCCCGCCATCGTCGTCGCGCTGATCCGGTTGGCGATCTTCATGGCGCGCCGGCTCTTCAACAGCTTGCGCGCTTGCGCGGCCGCGATTACCCAGCCGACATCGATGGCGATCAGCACCACGGCCATGGTCAGGGTCAGTTCCAGCCAGCCGAGCATCGACACCGAGGCGAGGTCGATGATGGTCGGCAGCAGCGCCAGGTAGAACATCATGATCTTGGGATTGCCGAGCGTCACCGCCATACCGGCCAGGAACAGTTTTGCCGGGGAATCCTCGCGCGGCATCGAACCGTCGCGGACCTCGACCGGCGCCGTCCACATCTTCCAGGCGAGATAGGCGAGATAGGCGACACCGAGATACTTCACGACCACGAAGGCCAGATGGAAGGTCTGCGCCACGAATGCCAGGCCGAATACCGCCAGCGAGAGCCAGATCGCCTCGCCGATCCACATGGCGGC is a window encoding:
- a CDS encoding LysE family translocator — its product is MEPTSLLIFAGALFVAAGSPGPSIAALVARVISKGFRDVLPFLAAMWIGEAIWLSLAVFGLAFVAQTFHLAFVVVKYLGVAYLAYLAWKMWTAPVEVRDGSMPREDSPAKLFLAGMAVTLGNPKIMMFYLALLPTIIDLASVSMLGWLELTLTMAVVLIAIDVGWVIAAAQARKLLKSRRAMKIANRISATTMAGAAAAIAAR